A single window of Acidimicrobiales bacterium DNA harbors:
- a CDS encoding mechanosensitive ion channel protein MscS, whose amino-acid sequence MLAGMAADELLDWMVGTPLRVALICVSAFVVNRLLRWLVDKQIRRIFETTRKVASRAPAMIAESEVVERVEQRARTVASVFRSFLSAVVWSVAVMLVLGELGVNLGPLIAGAGIAGVAIGLGAQNVVRDFLAGLFILAEDQLGVGDVVDLGPATGVVERVTLRSTVIRALDGTVWFVPNGQITRVGNLSQFWGRAVLDLEVPRSVDLRKAMAVMQKVAEDLAEDPAWRDDIEADPEVWGVERLGADTASLRLVVKTDAGRQAAVLRELRLRTKEAFDAEGLWGD is encoded by the coding sequence ATGCTCGCAGGCATGGCCGCAGACGAGCTGTTGGACTGGATGGTGGGTACGCCGCTGCGGGTGGCGCTCATATGTGTGTCCGCCTTCGTGGTGAACCGGCTCCTGCGTTGGCTTGTGGACAAGCAGATACGCCGCATCTTCGAGACGACCAGGAAGGTCGCAAGCCGGGCTCCGGCGATGATCGCCGAGTCCGAGGTCGTGGAGCGCGTGGAACAGAGAGCCAGGACGGTTGCCTCGGTGTTCCGCAGCTTCTTGTCCGCGGTGGTCTGGTCGGTGGCGGTCATGCTGGTCCTCGGAGAGCTCGGGGTGAACCTGGGTCCGCTGATCGCCGGGGCCGGGATCGCCGGCGTCGCCATCGGGCTCGGCGCACAGAACGTCGTGCGCGACTTTCTGGCGGGTTTGTTCATCCTCGCGGAAGACCAGCTCGGTGTGGGTGACGTGGTGGACCTCGGCCCTGCCACAGGTGTGGTCGAGAGAGTCACGTTGCGGTCGACCGTGATCCGTGCACTAGACGGAACCGTCTGGTTCGTACCGAACGGCCAGATAACCAGGGTGGGGAACCTCTCCCAGTTCTGGGGGAGAGCGGTCTTGGACCTCGAGGTGCCCCGAAGCGTTGACCTGCGCAAGGCGATGGCGGTCATGCAGAAGGTCGCCGAGGACCTCGCCGAGGACCCCGCCTGGCGCGACGACATCGAGGCAGATCCCGAGGTGTGGGGAGTGGAGCGGCTCGGAGCCGACACCGCCTCACTGAGGTTGGTGGTCAAGACGGATGCCGGCAGGCAGGCAGCGGTCCTGCGCGAGCTGCGTCTGAGGACAAAGGAGGCGTTCGACGCGGAAGGCCTGTGGGGAGACTGA